The genomic window ATTAACCAAGGCGTAAGCGAGAAAAAAGGCGATCAACACGACCACCATGTCGGTGAATACGGAAAAACCGCTCAGCCCTGATATCCGTTCCCGGTTCATGGTACGCCTTACTTGTTAACTCTTACGGGTGCGGCCGTAGTGTAGCCACGGTCCCGGCGGGTGGCAACGGCCAGCAGAATATCTCCCAAATCAAGACTCACGCGGCGATTCTGCAGGCCCCAACGCCCGGCCGCCGCCGTCATCACCCGGCCGAGGCCGCGTTGATAGTAGCGACCGAGCCGGTCGGCAAGCAAACCGATCGTGGCGACCTTGCCCACGTTCTGCAAATGGGCGTCGGCAAAGCCGGTTTCCTCCAGACAGCGGCGCAACGTGCGCGGTTCGAAAAAATGGAAGTGATCGGCGATGAACTGCCGCCAGCGTCGCCCCAGCAGACGGCGCGACCAGGCGTCGAAATCCGGCACTTCGACAAGCAGCGCGCCCCCCGGCCGCAGCAGGTCGCCCGCGCGGGTCAACGCCGCCAGCGGGTCCTCAAAATGCTCGAGGCTGTGCACGAAAGTGACCACGTCATACGGCGGGTGCAGGTCCACCTCTTCGAACGGACCGACGACGACTTCCAGCCCTCGCTCGCGGGCCGCCGCGGCGCCGCGTTCGTCGATCTCCACGCCTTCGACAGCAAAGCCCAGCCGCTGCGCCGCCAGCATGAACGGGCCGTCGTAACACCCCACGTCGAGCAAGCGCCCACTGGTGACACCCGTATGCCGGGCCAGCACCTCCATGCGGTGCCGCGCGTTCTCAAAGTACGCTTCCGGATTGTCGGTGAAGGCGGACGGCGCCTCGGCATCCGGCGTGCCGCGCGGCGCGGAATAGACGAAGCCGCAGGCGGTGCAGCGGTGTACGTCGCCGCTACGCGTGCGGCGATACAGTCGCACTCGATGCACGGCGCGACATAGCGGGCAGCGTTCCTTCATCATCCCGCCCCGGCGAGGCGGTACTGCTCTTCGACGCGCTCGGCGATGGCGTCCCAGCCGTACCGATCCAGAACGTGACGACGCGCGCGCTCGGCCATCTCGCGTCGATCGACCGCAGCAAGCAAGTCCGTCAACTGCGCCGCTAGCGCGGCCGTGTCACCCGGCGCGAAATACCAGCACAGCTCGCCCGGCTCGCCACCGACTTCGCGGCACGCTTCGATATCGCTGGCCAGCGCCGGCAGACCGTAGCTCCACGCTTCGAGCAAGGCCACGGGCATGCCTTCGTGGTCGGAGGGCAGCACGAAAGCCGCGGCGTTGCTGAACAGTTCGGCGAGGGTGTCGCCGTCTTGGTAGCCCACCAGAAGCGTCCGCGCATCCTTGGCCTTCTCGAGATCTTCGACGTAGCGATCCGTGTGGCTGGTCCCCCCGGCGATCACCAGCCGGAGGTCGCCCGGCACGTTGCGGTAGGCTTTCACGAGGTGATGCACGCCTTTTTCCGGGCTGACGCGCCCCGCAAATAGCACGTAGTCGCCACCCTGCAGGTTCCATTTTTCGCGGATCAACCGCGGGGGCAATGCCATGGCCGCCCCGACGCCGTTGGGAATGTGCACGACCTTATCTAAACGGTGCCGCGCGGCGATGGCGGCGCTGACGCAGATTACGCGGTGCCCGGCCGCCACGGCGACGGCTTCGCTTTGCCGCAACGCCCACTTGGCGAAACGGCCCCACTTGTCCCGCCGGAAATCGAGGCTGTGCAAGGTGACCACCACGCGCCGCCCGAGCAGGCGCGCAATCGGCGCG from Candidatus Lernaella stagnicola includes these protein-coding regions:
- a CDS encoding class I SAM-dependent methyltransferase translates to MKERCPLCRAVHRVRLYRRTRSGDVHRCTACGFVYSAPRGTPDAEAPSAFTDNPEAYFENARHRMEVLARHTGVTSGRLLDVGCYDGPFMLAAQRLGFAVEGVEIDERGAAAARERGLEVVVGPFEEVDLHPPYDVVTFVHSLEHFEDPLAALTRAGDLLRPGGALLVEVPDFDAWSRRLLGRRWRQFIADHFHFFEPRTLRRCLEETGFADAHLQNVGKVATIGLLADRLGRYYQRGLGRVMTAAAGRWGLQNRRVSLDLGDILLAVATRRDRGYTTAAPVRVNK
- a CDS encoding glycosyltransferase family 4 protein yields the protein MRVAMLGLKGLPGTFGGVERHVERLGAELVKRGHEVVAYVRPFYTPEPIVCDGVQTRLLPTIHSKHLDATVHTFLGAWHAGLSNFDIVHFHGMGPAAFAPIARLLGRRVVVTLHSLDFRRDKWGRFAKWALRQSEAVAVAAGHRVICVSAAIAARHRLDKVVHIPNGVGAAMALPPRLIREKWNLQGGDYVLFAGRVSPEKGVHHLVKAYRNVPGDLRLVIAGGTSHTDRYVEDLEKAKDARTLLVGYQDGDTLAELFSNAAAFVLPSDHEGMPVALLEAWSYGLPALASDIEACREVGGEPGELCWYFAPGDTAALAAQLTDLLAAVDRREMAERARRHVLDRYGWDAIAERVEEQYRLAGAG